A genomic segment from Bosea sp. OAE506 encodes:
- a CDS encoding branched-chain amino acid ABC transporter permease, whose amino-acid sequence MSEAVTTLPAATGPAATLPARRVPLVPILLFGLLALLPLAVSLGLPSHWLTLVTRAMIFAIAALSLDLILGVGGLVSFGHAAFVGIGAYATGIMITEGLAETLLILPVVLAACGLFGLVTGYVSLRTRGVTFIMITLAFGQMVYFLAQALSAYGGDDGLTLYQRSTVLGFNAFGNRTGFFYVVLGVLLACYLVVRVIVASRFGRVLRAARENATRVSVTGFQVSQVRLAAYVISGLIAGLSGFLLANQTEFVSPAFMSWPRSGELIFMVVLGGVGSLHGAIIGALAFLFAEDILAGWTEHWKVIFGPMIVLFVLFTRGGLVGLMRKLGAGRDD is encoded by the coding sequence ATGAGCGAGGCCGTCACGACCCTGCCCGCCGCGACCGGGCCTGCAGCGACCCTGCCCGCCCGGCGCGTCCCGCTGGTGCCGATCCTGCTCTTCGGGCTGCTAGCGCTGCTGCCGCTCGCGGTCTCGCTTGGCCTGCCCTCGCACTGGCTGACGCTGGTGACGCGGGCGATGATCTTCGCCATCGCGGCGCTCTCGCTCGACCTCATCCTCGGCGTTGGCGGGCTGGTCTCATTCGGCCATGCCGCCTTCGTCGGAATCGGCGCCTATGCGACCGGCATCATGATCACGGAAGGTCTCGCGGAGACGCTGCTGATCCTGCCTGTGGTGCTGGCCGCCTGCGGCCTCTTCGGGCTGGTGACCGGCTATGTCTCGCTGCGGACGCGCGGCGTCACCTTCATCATGATCACTCTCGCCTTCGGCCAGATGGTCTATTTCCTGGCGCAGGCGCTGTCGGCCTATGGCGGCGACGACGGGCTGACGCTCTACCAGCGCAGCACGGTGCTGGGGTTCAACGCCTTCGGGAACCGCACCGGCTTCTTCTATGTCGTGCTCGGCGTGCTGCTCGCCTGCTACCTCGTCGTGCGCGTCATCGTCGCCTCGCGCTTCGGCCGTGTTCTGCGCGCCGCCCGGGAAAACGCCACGCGGGTTTCCGTCACCGGATTCCAGGTCTCGCAGGTGCGCCTCGCTGCCTATGTGATCAGCGGGCTGATCGCGGGCCTGTCCGGCTTCCTGCTCGCCAACCAGACGGAGTTCGTCAGCCCGGCCTTCATGTCCTGGCCGCGATCGGGCGAACTGATCTTCATGGTCGTGCTGGGCGGTGTCGGCTCGCTGCACGGCGCCATCATCGGTGCCCTCGCGTTTCTCTTCGCCGAGGACATCCTCGCCGGCTGGACCGAGCACTGGAAAGTCATCTTCGGGCCGATGATCGTGCTCTTCGTGCTGTTCACGCGCGGCGGGCTGGTCGGTCTGATGCGCAAGCTCGGGGCCGGGCGCGATGACTGA